The window GAAAAGTCCGTCAAATTTACAACGTGTTCAATTCTTTCGAGAGAGGGTAATGTGAGACTGTTGGCGTAATCTTCCTCAATAAACACGGCTTTAGCTTCCGAATGGCGAATAATGTGGTCGATGTCTGTTTCAGGAAAACCCTCCAGGATTGGAACCGCCACGGCGCCCCGGGTCATAATGGCCAGAAAGGCCGTAGCCCAATTGGGTGATGAATTTCCAAGAAGCACAATCGGGTCGCCTTTTTGAATATCCAGTTTAGTCAGCAGGTTCTGAATCGTTTTTACCCGACGGCCCAGCTCGGCGTAGGTAAAGGGGGTTTCCCCGACGAAAGCAAGAGAGGGGCGGGTCGCATATTTTTCGATAACCCGGTCAAAAAATTCATCCAGTGTGGTGCGCGTCAGTCCGAATTTCATCTTTAAATCCACCCTTTTTCAGTTTGATTTATTTTTCAGGAAAAACAATTTACGCAAAAAAAATAAAAAATGCAAAGGCAGATTTTAATAAAAATTGGGCAAAGGCGGCGTAGTTTACCGGAGCGACAGGGCAATCAGCCACTGGGCGAGAAAGTACGACCCCAACACGAGTGCCCGCGCGGCCGGGAATTTTTTTCGGAAGCGGTTGACAGCCAATGTGGAATCAGAAAGTGCAAAAAGAAAGGCTCCTGCAAAAGCAAAGAGAAAGGCGGTTTTTGGAGTGGCCAGCCAGTTTTCGCCGGCCTGCCAGACCATGGTGAGAATGACCATCACGTAAACGAGTACCGGGACCGTGAATGATCCAAGGTCTTTTTTCAGATAGAAAAAAATGCTCATTCCGTAAATGAGGACTATCAGGAACAGCCACCAGGTAAAGCCGAATCCTCTTCCCGCCGTAAAGGCGGAAATATAGAAGAGATGTGCAATGAGAAAACTCACCAATCCCGGAAGGAAGCGGTCTTTTGGAAGCATCAAAAATATATCGCCGGCCAGGGAAAAAAGAAGGCCGATGAGAATGGCTGTCCGATACCAGGTGTGCTGGTGCCATCCCAGATAGAGGGCCAGCACAAAAATGGCCGTTGTGGTGAGGGGCTTAAAAATATAGTGCCCGATGCGAGGGCCCGAATAATCCGTTAAAATAGCCAGAACGGCTGAAACAGCAATCAAAATGGTCAGTAAAAGAATTAACATGGATGGGCTCCTTTTTTTCCCACGAATGAATTTGAAGAAAAAGGCCGCGAGTGCGCAAATGCAACGTCAATTTGTGGATGCTTCTTTTCCCACGAATTTGCACGAATGATCACGAATAGAAACTATTCGTGTCAATTCGTGGGCTATTTCTTCTCCCAAAAATTTGCACGAAAGATCACGAATAAAAAAATTTTGTGTCAATGCATGGGCTATTTTTCTTCTTCGTAATTGTAAAGGGTATTTCTCTCCAAATCGGCCAGGGCCAATTTGTACGCAATAAAGGCCGAAAGGTAATTAACAGCCGCCTGACTCAACTGATCCTGAACACGAGCCAGCTCCTGACTGGTAATTTCTCCGTTTTCAAATCGGGCCAGACTAATTTGAAAGCTTTTTCGGGCCACCTCCCGATTTTTGTCCAGAATCTGCAGGCGATCCAGGGCTTCCTGAACCCGGCCGACCAGGGCGCGAATTTGCCGGCGGATGGAAACCTCCTGATTCTTCTGATCCAGTTCGGCCATTTTCAAGGCTGCCCGGGCGGAATTGACCTGGGCCCGATTGACGCCCCAATCCCAGAGAGGAATGCTCAGGGTGAAGGAAACGCCCTTGTTTCTGGGACGTGTTTTCATATCGGCCGTGCTGGATTGGAATAAGTCGTAGGGGCGTGTGGAAAAAGGAAGGGAAGGATCACTAATGCCCGTCAGATTGTAGTAGGCGGAGAACATTCCCTTGACCTCCGATTGGCTGTCTACCTCCCGAATGTGAATTTTGGCCAGTTCCACCTGGATTTTCTGCTCTTGAATTTCCGGCCGGTTTTTCAATGCGCGCGCAATGGCATCTGAAAGCGAAATGTGTATTTCTTTGTAAGAAAGATTGGGAATCAGGCGAATGGGTTCGTCCAGTGGCAGGCCGATCAACTGTTTAAAACTGTCCGACAGCCGTTGGTGATTCCCCCGGGCCACCATCAAATTATTCTTGCTCTGGGCCAAATCGACCCCCAACTGCATGGCTTCCACTTCGGGAATCAATCCCGCCTTGAATTTATTCTGAGCCAGTGTGTACGCATCTTCGCGCTCTTTGACTTCTTCTTTTGCAATTTCCAGCAGTCGCTCGGCCTGGTAAAGGTTGTAAAACCCTTGCGTGACGTTGTAAACCATATTGGCCGTTTCCTGTTTGTAGCGAAGCCGGGCGGTTTCGTAATTGAGTTTTGCCTTCTTGAGTCCCACCTTCAGTGTGTTCAGAGTAAAAAGAGGCTGCTGAAATTGCAGGCTAACGGACGTGTAAAAATCCTTTCGTTTGAAGGTTTGTTGATTCAGAGCCACATAGGTCGATACCTGCTCCTGGAACAGACTGGAACGCAGAGAGAAAAATCCGTTTGTAGGAAGCGGCTGGTTGACGGTCAGATTGGTCTGGTAGAGCAGAGTTCCGGTTGTGTTGTAAACGGGAAGTCCGTTGGGTACGGGAATTTCCGAAACCTGTTGGCGAAAATCCGGTGATGAAAGGTTCAGGTGAGCGTTGGTTTTAAATTGTCCTTTGGCTGCTTTTAAATTTTCTTCGGCAGATTTCAGATTTTCGTAGAGGGTTTGCATCTGGTAACTTTTCTTCCGCGCAATTGAAATCGCCTCTTCCAATGTCAGGCTGCGGACATTTTGAGAATGTAAAGGGTTTGC is drawn from Calditrichota bacterium and contains these coding sequences:
- a CDS encoding AMP-binding protein; translation: MKFGLTRTTLDEFFDRVIEKYATRPSLAFVGETPFTYAELGRRVKTIQNLLTKLDIQKGDPIVLLGNSSPNWATAFLAIMTRGAVAVPILEGFPETDIDHIIRHSEAKAVFIEEDYANSLTLPSLERIEHVVNLTDFS
- a CDS encoding lysoplasmalogenase, which encodes MLILLLTILIAVSAVLAILTDYSGPRIGHYIFKPLTTTAIFVLALYLGWHQHTWYRTAILIGLLFSLAGDIFLMLPKDRFLPGLVSFLIAHLFYISAFTAGRGFGFTWWLFLIVLIYGMSIFFYLKKDLGSFTVPVLVYVMVILTMVWQAGENWLATPKTAFLFAFAGAFLFALSDSTLAVNRFRKKFPAARALVLGSYFLAQWLIALSLR
- a CDS encoding TolC family protein, with product MGRFAKLSFPFLLIFFDVLLANPLHSQNVRSLTLEEAISIARKKSYQMQTLYENLKSAEENLKAAKGQFKTNAHLNLSSPDFRQQVSEIPVPNGLPVYNTTGTLLYQTNLTVNQPLPTNGFFSLRSSLFQEQVSTYVALNQQTFKRKDFYTSVSLQFQQPLFTLNTLKVGLKKAKLNYETARLRYKQETANMVYNVTQGFYNLYQAERLLEIAKEEVKEREDAYTLAQNKFKAGLIPEVEAMQLGVDLAQSKNNLMVARGNHQRLSDSFKQLIGLPLDEPIRLIPNLSYKEIHISLSDAIARALKNRPEIQEQKIQVELAKIHIREVDSQSEVKGMFSAYYNLTGISDPSLPFSTRPYDLFQSSTADMKTRPRNKGVSFTLSIPLWDWGVNRAQVNSARAALKMAELDQKNQEVSIRRQIRALVGRVQEALDRLQILDKNREVARKSFQISLARFENGEITSQELARVQDQLSQAAVNYLSAFIAYKLALADLERNTLYNYEEEK